tctaGTTGAGTATTTCttttcttgattttttaaaattttattgagtggtttttaattaagtacataaaagtatttaggaaattaagtattttagaaaataacaaataccgcaaaataaaataaatcaaacaaaataataataataataatgataataataattcaaactattaagtgaaataaaaacacataattatgtctttatttatttttgtcgacagtataaaattacataaataatttaaaaaaaagtttactagtaatattttagttttacaaacatcatattatacagtcgtgtggctgatattacgtcacttccgttatatatttttcttacggttttagtatcacatttgtTTCAATTCGGtcacccagccaaatgtcaaggcTGCCgtgaaaaacgagtgtgctttagatcacacgactaaCCTAAAGTTACCCCTACAATAtaatacgaaacgtaactctttttatcttcattggcttatatctccctctcaacttacGTTTGCTCAACTGATCACGATTTtcctaacgctctcgtcacgcattcaccagcttactccccaagtcaagcgtgcacaaagaagttttacttcaataattgtgtttgctcgcaaacgaaaaaaaaaccgacttcaattacatcgacgagtaatacaacgtaaatcgacgaaaaaatagtcaagtaactgcgcgttctcaaagattactcaaaaagtagttatcagatctcaatgaaatttatatcacacgacaaacatcagctttcgattaaattaaaaattattaaaatcggtacacccagtaaaaagttattgcggattttcaagaagttccctcgatttctctgggatcctattatcagatcctggtttccttatcacggtactaaactaaggatatcttctttccaacaaaaaaagaattaccaaaatcgaaacacatccagtagaaagttatgcggtataatacaacgtaggtcgacgaaaaaagcgtcaagtaaaaacgcattattagatatagttcgaaaagtagttgttagatctcaaataaatttaaatgggaacatttggcacacaccacctttcgattaaaagaaaatttgtcgaaatcgctccacccagtcaaaagttctgatgtaacatacataaaaaaaaatacagtcgaattgagaacctcctccttttttggaagtcggttaaaaaggtttaAAACATGTAATTCCACAATAATCACCTGACATTTAGTTTAATCGAACAACTGTTTCGctaaacatttcaaaataaatttaataaacataactttaaaattcCTTCATTTTTTTTCACTCTATATCTCTTACTTTCCTCTAATTTGATTGATTATCCCTATCATGTACTTGTCATCATAATCCTTTAATTAATAATGGTAATTAAATGGAATACAAACTTTTAGGAGAATTTATTAAACGTCAAAAGTTTAATTTTCGCAACACAGTTCCGGTGAAATTATTCACGCAATTTTCGCTCCTAAACTTTAAGGTTTCCAGTTTTCATTTCCCAGGGCGCAAGGGGAGCAATCGAAATGAATATTtcgttaaaatttacataaccACTAAACTTGGCTCGAAAACattttgcataaataaaataattactaaataatcattataaatatctaattaaacaactttttgcAAACTTAACATCGATACAATAAATCGTTAGATTTTGGTTCTtaaaatgtcatcatcatcattacagcctatacagtccactgctggacataggcctccacaagtttacgccaaaaataacgtgaactcgtgtgttttgcccatagtcaccacgctgggcaggcgggttggtgaccgcagtactggctttgtcgcaccgaagacgctgctgcccgttttcggcctgtgtatttcaaagccagcagttggatggttatcccgccatcggtcggcttcttaagttccaaggtggttgtggagccttgttatcccttagtcgcctcttacgacacccacgggaagagagggggtggctaaattctttagtgccgtagccatacagcacAACCTCTTAAAATGTGCTTATTGGAAAATCTTTCGTCCAAATTTTGCTTACTATTCAGTTGCTAGGGTAATTTTAGGCACTAGTATATCCTGGTGCGATTAATAGGGGCAACTATGTACACGCGGACGATATCTCGTGGAACGACGGTTTTGTTTTaaggtttatattttaaactagctgtgcccgcgacttcgtccacgtggaatttaacaacaaagttattgttcagttcgtagagttataaaataaataaatttctaagataaaagcagcctaagttactccttactacatcgactatctgccagtgaaagtcccgtcaaaatcggtccagccgcttagattagccggaacaaacaaacagacagacagacaaaatttaaaaaaaatgttattttggtatatgtaccgtgtatacgtatgcatttagtaaaaaacggttattttcatattacaaacagacactccaattttatgaacaaacagacagatagataggcagacagacagacggacaaaaattataaaaaatgttattttggtatatgtaccatgtacacattaatatgaatttagtaaaaaacgattattttaatattacaaacagacactccaattttatttcatcatcatcattcgtCACTTTaacctaatacagtccactgctggacataggcctccacaagttcgcgccaaaaatggagtgaactcatgtgtttttgcccatagtcgccacgctgggccgacgggttggtgaccgcaggtctggctttgtcgcatcgaagacgctgctgcccgtcttcggcctgtatgtGTCAAACTCAGCAgttagatagttatcccgccatcggtcggctgtttaagttccaaggcggtagtggaattgtattatcccttagttgcctcttacgacatccacgggaagagagggggtggctatattcttaatgccgtaaccacatagcaattttatttatttgtatagatttacacTGTTTCCATTTGTTTTACATACGATTCCATATTATTAATTCACTTTTACCTATTGTTGCAGGTGCCATTAACGGAGCAGATTGGTCGTATGattgtaagtttaattttaataaataacagaaAGACgttgcgttggcgcaacggtcacatcaatggattgtacctgttgcgctgacggttgcgggttcgatccccgcacatgacaaacatttgtattggccatacaggtgtttgccgtggtctgggtgtttgtgcagtccttgtgggtctccccaccgtgcctcagagagcacgttaagccatcggtcccggttgttatcatgtacacctgatagcgatcgttactcatagtaggtaatatatccgctaacccgcattggagcagcgtggtggattaagctctgatccttctcctacatgggtaaagaggcctatgcccagtagtgggatattacaggttgaaacgtaaataaaagaaatataatgtattataatatatgataaattatattattataagtaataataagaataaataaattaaatgcatcatACACAACACTAGTATTTACTCTTGATTAGGTCCAAAAGCACTCAGGATGCATAAGCATGAACCAGCTAGTGCTGCGACCGTGCCGCTACCGTGGGCGCTTACGCGTCGTGAAAATACGGAAAAAGTAATCAAGTAATACGTGAAAAGACTTAAATAAATAGCTAACTGTAATACTTATTCCGTTGACCAGATGAAACCCAATGGCCGGGTGTTTGTACGACGGGGACGCAGCAGTCCCCAATCAACATCATGTCCCGAGAGGCGGTCTACGACAAACATGGGGCTCATATCAAAGGCCCCCTGGTCTTCCGAGGTTACAAAAATGTGAATGCCTCTGGAGAAAATGATGGACATACCTGTAAGTAAGCTTAATgtttgttctaaaaaaaagcgatttcaaatttcatcgacaagtatagCTCTCGctctaatttaaatgggaccacacgacgAGCATCAgcattcgaataaaaaaaatcataaaaatgggtacacccagtaaaaaaacgTGACGCAAcacgaaatagaaaaaaaaaacaatccaaTAAAGAACCACCTTCATTGTTTGAAGTCGCTTGAAAACAATGTCCATGACCGTAAGTTCAAGTTTAAGCTATATCAAGTATTGAAAAGTTTTTCACTGCTATCgcacatatatatatctatttctATGTTTCGAATTAAGGATTGtctataatttcaaatttatggTTAGTCTACCAAGTCAAGTTCCGTAGAATGCTAAAAATACAAAGGTGTGTAATTTGTTTGTTAACTACTTCTTAGAAGAACttgataaatacataataataataataaaatgaatttattgcCACATATAATATACAGGTTAAAGTAACACAcgcttaagaaatataatttataaaaaaaaaaaaacataaagacATTACGTAAACAAAACGTAtccaaatttacaaaataaaatgttgacAGTAATGCAAATGGGCAATAGCAAGTGGCTCAGCTTCAGTTGATACAGAACCAAGATCCCATGTActgcaaaataataattgcgCTTGTTCTTAACAAAAAGACTTCATTTTACATTGACAGGCATATAATATAGTCtgtgttttttaaaacaaacgaGTACTGAGTATGTACGCACATTTCCGATATTGACAAGGTGAGATGGATTATTGTTAGCGGTGGGACCAAAGGCCTTTTACTTGAGCCCATACAAACCTAAGAGCTGGGTTGATCTTATAGTGATGTAGTGGCAAACGTATGACGCGATGATTTGTGGACTTAGCCATCTCGTCTACGGCAATATTTTTAAAGCGATTTTTGTGTTGCTTAACTAAATCCAAAAGCTGCAAATTTAACATTGCTACTTTAATTGCTAACTCTATTTTCATTGAGTTTAGGTAAAACGCATTGGAATCAATTGTCAAACAGTTTGGCGTCCATATCTCGGTTGTAGTCACaggtatttttattagattcaAAAATTTTCAATCCTCCTTTTGTAAACACATTAATACGGTTGCCTTTTCCTGCAAAAGTGTAATATAGCgagtttttttgtttacatgttTACCTTATAGATATGAAGTCCTATTGTAATTGATATTTTCCGGGAAATTACATTATGTGACCTATTATAACCAGAATCGTTAATTGATTTAAacaaattgtatataatttgtttttctataGATTGCAAAGGGCGCTTATTAAAAGAAACATTGAATCACGTGCAGGTAGTCGCTGAATCAGCTGAGTGTTTATGTAACTACAGTGTTTGAATGAAACGGACTCTATGTTGATTACGTGAACCAATAACAACCCATTCAAAGTTTCCGGtactcgtttgttaaaaaaaataggcttACAAACTATCCGTCAGATCTTTATCAAATTTAAAGGGACGACTCCATAAACTTTCGAGTAATAAGataatcgtcaaaatcggtatacccagtaaaaagttacgaagtaacataaaaaaatacaatataattgagaacctcctcctttttgaagttgattaaaaatactaataatttaatttctgttCTTAGTAAAATGGACCATAGAGGAAGACGAAATAATGCCCGTAATATCAGGAGGACCGCTGCGGGGAAACTACAGCTTTTTGCAGTTCCATCTGCACTGGTTGTCGGAACACGCTATTGACGGAATGAAGTAAGATTTCATTACCTTTCTTTTAtgaatactattttaaaaattatatcattgGTGAACCCAAAAATCTGCAGGCTTCTTGTATCATTAACGTCCAATATTTTATTCGTCTTCTCTTggttgatatttgtatttgcaacTGTGTCGAGAGTGATCTCGAATGATCGATTAGTTAGAAAAGTTTTCTCCTAATATACTTCTTTAGATTTGTTTACGGgcaaatgaataaaactgaCCTCAATTCTCGtcgacaaataataatataaaacgtgGGTAgtcgaataaatatttaattgaatacgcattattggggataattcaaaaagtactcgtcagatctcgatcaaatttaaatggggccacatgataagcaccagctttcgattaaaaaagaatcacaaatttaaatggggccatatgacaagcaccaactttcaattaaagaaaaaatcatcGTAATCGGTATACCCGGTATACTACTCCACCTCCTCCCCTCCCCCCCTTTTTCAgccaattaaaaataaactaaaaagcAAAATTGATTATTCCATATTAGGCCCTTACATTAATATACGTTTTTATACAGTTAGCCATTTTGCACTGTGATTATATTGTTCTTTTGTATAGATACCCTATGGAAATTCACTTCCTCCACGTTAAGACGGGTCTCTCAGTCGAAGAAGCTCTAGAACGTCCGGACGGACTTGCTGTTGTCGCGGTTATTGCCATGGTATGATTAATACAAtgtgttctaaaaaaaaaaacaaattcaatttaCAGAGACAAGTTATgtacaatacatattattagagataactcaaaaagtactcgtcaaagGTTTCGTGgtaatttaaatgcgaccaaaCGACAAgaaccagctttcgaataaaagaaTCATCAACATTGATACACCCGATAAAGGATTATGAAGCAATACGCTTAAAAATCCAGCCGAGTTGAGAATCTCGTCCGTCTTTTCGTTGGAAACAGTTATcatcaatcatttttttttagaagaaatcaatattttcaatCATCTAGAAAGCCAGCTAAGTTCAAGTAGCACACATCGTTAATTTTATCCacaatactttaaaattttcattttaatgataTCTTTAGATTAATTTACTCAAACGGGTAGTTTGAGCAAATTAAGcaagaatatttttgaagtaatctttggcGAAGATTTAATCATTTCTGTAGAAACAAAGATCTATCGATCTTTGTCGCGTAATCTAGAaaccacttaaaaaaaaataagttaaaataaaatttaatgtatatcaTTTGACTTAGTGACCATCTATTTATGTGATGCACATATTTGTACACCAGGTACACAGCGGCGAAGAGAGTGAGTACGCATTAGAAGAATTATCCTCGATGCTGCCGCAACTGATCAACCAACACGAAAAACTACCGCCTTCAGTTATTGACTTAACGTGAGTACCGTAAACCTCATCATAAtacctttataaataaaatagatcaAATTTCATAACGTATgctaaaaataagtatatgttTGGAATAATTGTGTACTTCtatgttgttatatttatattgttgtgAAATTGTTTTATGTGGCGACAAACTGATTCTTACGATTCGCAGTTAATTTTACTTGAAAGCTCACAAAATGGCGATAACTTTATGGACTATTTATGACTCGATTCAGTttggtataaatataatttgtaaaggggaatttttttttaatccaatcAAATTTGACAGGATTAATTGAAAAAGGTTTTGATATAggttgaattattattaaatgattgTTGTTGACTTTGTGAAAATTCTAAACTTTTAGCTTAGCACAGTtggctaattatttttatccattTAGAAAAATCACTTGATAAAAATCTACGTTATTAATAGAATAACGGTCCAACATGTCAATAATTTTGCGTCTATTATAGCAAATCATTCaattatcatatataaatatcatagtGATTATTTGcaatgaatttataaatatctttttccTACTAGCCGGCTATTCAGTCCAAATATGCAGTCGTACTACACGTACCACGGCTCGCTGACCACCCCGCAGTGTCAGGAGGTCGTCACTTGGATCGTGCTGGACACGCCGCTCATTATTTCTGATACGCAGGTAAGATTTTTGaaagcaattatttataaattataatgtaatctGCTTAAAATCAAATCACAGCAATATCTTTGATAGGAAACTTATTTTCTTGTAGATGAAAATTCGTAATCAATTACGAACTTATTAATCTTCTATAAACTGCGATGTGTAAAATGCGTTAAAGTGCATTAATATCGAGGCGCAGTTGTTGATTTCgcctttttttaacgttacggattccacagaaacactgataatttgaTATAATTCAAAATTGTGCATCTTTTACGTCACTAATCTCTAATCATTCAGGCTCTGCGTGGATGTCCACACTCAAAAGCGATGctataataaattgataatcaCGATCTCTATAAAGTACTAAACAGTTcaatattatcattatcataAATAAGATTATTAATTTGTACATTGATATCTATTAGTTATATGAAATATGTTCTTCGCAATCATCTATTAATAGAAACGTAATCTTACCATTATTATTTGGCTTAAGACAATCTTctaataaaagtttatagtCTTTAAACTTTTACTGCTGGAATATTATAGCTATATCTACATTTTATTGATCATTATGCATTATACTCTTTACtacaccaataaaaaaaatatttattttattaatttattgattgttaAGTAAGTTATCAGTCtccaatataaataattcatctgAAGTCTATTTGATAACAATCACATGTTGTAACTTATCGTTAGACACACAAACTATAATTCCGGCGTGATGAGTTTGGacttattaataaattctaaTCTCTATCTACATTAGTTTATACATAATACAGTAGTTTATCGTGTTAATCTCTTCAACATTAACTTTTAAACAAGTCTTCTTATCAAACAAGTTTATCACAATTGTTCCCGCTTCTAAGTTTTACACTGCTTGCAAGCaatactatttagctgtgatttcgTTTTTTAGACATTACTTTTGTCCACAGTACAAACTGTTCAGCAAAGTCGATGTCGGTGGGATCGACAACTACCGAAGTCTGCAACCCGTTAACCGTGTTATCTACCGAAACAGCGCCTCCCTGACCTTCCCAAGTTCCCTCGCCTTAATAGCAGCCCTTCTCAACCTCACAACGACCATGTCCAGCATCGTGAGTAAGGGTGTCTGTACGTTTGTCAATTTGAAGAAAAGGTTCTGGGGTAAAAAAGTACATGACTGTAGCAAAACTAAATGAAGAGAATGGTTTTTGAATATGGTAAATATCAATTTGTAGGAAatacgaaatatttatttttttgaacaaatcttttgtattagACAATGGGAACAATTGGTGGATTTAAATTGTacagagtattattatttaatgatttataatatttagaattcATCGGTAGTTTACATTTCGTAATAGTAAATGTAGcatttagatttaattttagCTAAGATGTTAAAATGTTTCGTATCCTGCCACAATGAGGGTTAAAGAATCTAAAATATACAAAGCCGTTCACGGGTTTGAAAAACCATTGCAGACTAATGTATTTTGGGGTGTGATTTATAGATTCGGTAGTGTATGTGTGAGAACATGATCTTAGTAGCAATATTTACACTTTACTCACACACTAGGATATAATCCTATCGTGATTaggtctttaaaaaaaagaactttaAGGAGATGTCAATGTACAGTACCCgaccataaataataaacgtcGACCCTTGAAAACCTGGACCTCTGGGATTTGGGATCTTGGAGTATAAAGCGCTATGAAGTCAAAATATAGCCGAGTGTCTCTTTCAAATGGTTGATGTGCATTATTTATGGCCGGATGTACTTTAGTCTTATGTAACTGCAATTATTTCTCCTTGCATAAAATTTCGACGTACACATCAGAACATGCGACTTTAGTACCATCGACGGtagatgtttatttttaaattagtaaatgaTTAATGATGACAATTAACATAATACATGATTTTTAATCGTAATAAacaaatgatatatttatagaaCTGGTAACAATGAGTTTTCAATTCAAGCAATAGGTGTATAAGActtaaaaggaaataattataaaagtaattaagtaattaataatttaaaaattagatgataatattaataagcaaATATATCGTTTACCTAATTAGCAAGATTTGTAtcgataataatatttaaaaaaaagtaattttgtctGGTAGCTATCAGAAATCAAAGCATTTCATAGTTTTTATCGATACACATGACtcctttattattactaattatgaCATTAAGCTTTCCTAAGAAATAATAAGTTTTGTATATTCATTATGCATTTTGAATTCGAATAGAATAGACATCAC
The nucleotide sequence above comes from Melitaea cinxia chromosome 11, ilMelCinx1.1, whole genome shotgun sequence. Encoded proteins:
- the LOC123657976 gene encoding carbonic anhydrase 7-like → MWIIAVTVLAIADLHCFHLFYIRFHIINSLLPIVAGAINGADWSYDYETQWPGVCTTGTQQSPINIMSREAVYDKHGAHIKGPLVFRGYKNVNASGENDGHTLKWTIEEDEIMPVISGGPLRGNYSFLQFHLHWLSEHAIDGMKYPMEIHFLHVKTGLSVEEALERPDGLAVVAVIAMVHSGEESEYALEELSSMLPQLINQHEKLPPSVIDLTRLFSPNMQSYYTYHGSLTTPQCQEVVTWIVLDTPLIISDTQYKLFSKVDVGGIDNYRSLQPVNRVIYRNSASLTFPSSLALIAALLNLTTTMSSIVSKGVCTFVNLKKRFWGKKVHDCSKTK